One Vibrio neonatus genomic window carries:
- the yihA gene encoding ribosome biogenesis GTP-binding protein YihA/YsxC: protein MSAKIHYQNTHFITSAPDIRHLPEDEGIEIAFAGRSNAGKSSALNRLTNQRALAKTSKTPGRTQLINLFKVDENCHIVDLPGYGFAQVPLELKKKWQKSLGEYLQKRQCLKGLVVLMDIRHPMKDLDQQMIFWAVDSGIPVQVLLTKADKLKSGARKATLLKIRQDAIGFGGDVNVEVFSSLKGLGVEQLRARLDSWFAPAFAELEQDDEQSAPEQE from the coding sequence GTGAGCGCAAAAATTCATTACCAAAATACCCATTTTATAACGAGTGCCCCAGATATTCGTCACCTTCCTGAAGATGAAGGCATCGAAATCGCATTTGCAGGTCGTTCTAATGCGGGAAAATCTAGTGCGCTCAATCGCCTAACTAATCAACGCGCACTTGCAAAAACCAGTAAAACCCCGGGTCGTACGCAGCTAATCAACTTATTTAAAGTGGATGAAAACTGCCACATTGTTGATTTACCTGGATATGGTTTTGCCCAAGTTCCTCTAGAACTGAAAAAGAAATGGCAAAAAAGCTTGGGTGAATACCTACAAAAGCGCCAATGTTTAAAGGGCCTAGTAGTATTGATGGATATTCGTCATCCAATGAAAGATCTTGATCAACAAATGATCTTTTGGGCCGTTGATTCAGGTATTCCAGTACAAGTGCTGTTAACTAAAGCTGACAAGCTAAAAAGTGGCGCTCGCAAAGCAACATTACTTAAAATCCGCCAAGATGCGATTGGTTTCGGTGGTGATGTTAACGTTGAAGTATTCTCATCTCTGAAAGGTCTTGGTGTCGAACAATTACGAGCTCGATTAGATAGCTGGTTTGCACCTGCTTTTGCAGAGCTTGAACAAGATGATGAGCAAAGCGCCCCAGAACAAGAATAA
- a CDS encoding c-type cytochrome: MKKLALIVTLFASCSVWAAGSIEAGKQKSATCAACHGADGNSPVALYPKLAGQHEGYLTKQLKDFKLGATSGGKQGRYDPAMSAMAIPLSEQDMADISAYYASLPISENSTPEDVVEQGQELYLAGNAERGITACVACHGPRGNGTSLSGFPKISGQHADYIKLQLQKFASMDRNNDLNEMMHDVSKKLTEEEIDVLSKYVGGLH; the protein is encoded by the coding sequence ATGAAGAAATTAGCGCTAATAGTAACTCTTTTTGCTAGCTGCTCAGTATGGGCTGCAGGTAGCATAGAAGCAGGTAAGCAAAAATCAGCAACATGTGCGGCGTGTCACGGTGCTGATGGAAACAGTCCTGTTGCTCTTTATCCTAAATTGGCTGGCCAACATGAAGGCTACCTTACCAAGCAGCTTAAAGATTTTAAGTTGGGTGCAACCAGTGGCGGTAAGCAAGGTCGTTACGATCCCGCGATGAGTGCCATGGCAATCCCTCTATCAGAACAAGATATGGCTGATATATCAGCTTACTATGCTTCTTTACCAATATCTGAGAATAGCACTCCGGAAGATGTTGTGGAGCAAGGGCAAGAATTATACTTAGCGGGCAATGCTGAGCGCGGAATTACTGCTTGTGTGGCGTGTCACGGCCCAAGAGGTAATGGTACTAGCTTATCGGGTTTCCCGAAGATATCTGGACAGCATGCTGACTATATTAAGTTGCAGTTACAAAAGTTTGCGTCGATGGATCGTAATAACGACCTTAATGAAATGATGCACGATGTCTCTAAAAAGCTGACTGAAGAAGAAATTGACGTATTGTCTAAATATGTGGGTGGCCTTCACTAA
- a CDS encoding class I SAM-dependent methyltransferase, producing the protein MLDCPLCHHDDIQFYWEDKRRQYLQCQRCELVFVDPNQRLDSSQEKAHYDLHKNDPSDAGYRRFLSRVQKPLVERIGSHKQGLDFGCGPGPTLSLMMEEAGHHVDLYDLYYYPDSSVLNKRYDFITATEVIEHLYKPDEVWAQWIDMLKPGAWLGLMTKMVRGVEAFATWHYKNDHTHVVFFSRSTFEFLAVRDKLELEFIENDVILLRKSSNEST; encoded by the coding sequence ATGTTAGATTGTCCACTTTGTCATCATGATGACATCCAATTTTATTGGGAAGATAAGCGCAGGCAATATCTGCAATGCCAGCGCTGTGAGCTAGTATTTGTTGACCCCAATCAGAGATTAGATTCAAGCCAAGAAAAGGCGCATTATGATCTACATAAAAACGACCCTTCTGATGCAGGTTATCGCAGATTTTTGTCTAGAGTTCAGAAACCACTTGTTGAGCGAATAGGCTCCCATAAGCAAGGGTTAGACTTTGGCTGTGGCCCAGGCCCAACATTATCTTTGATGATGGAAGAGGCAGGTCATCATGTAGACTTGTATGATCTCTACTACTATCCAGATAGCAGTGTACTGAATAAGCGCTATGACTTTATCACCGCGACTGAGGTGATTGAGCACTTATATAAGCCCGACGAGGTTTGGGCGCAGTGGATAGACATGTTAAAACCGGGCGCTTGGCTGGGTTTGATGACCAAAATGGTGCGCGGAGTTGAAGCCTTCGCCACTTGGCATTACAAGAATGACCACACACATGTTGTGTTTTTTAGCAGAAGTACTTTTGAGTTTTTAGCTGTCCGCGACAAGCTAGAGCTAGAGTTTATTGAAAACGACGTAATTTTATTGAGGAAGTCGAGCAATGAGTCGACATAA
- the yihI gene encoding Der GTPase-activating protein YihI — MSRHKKSRKPGSAGEVEQAVTRNRSASDVEGRLRKKLKKRKGQKAGNRHSVENESKDSLGRAKRDPRLGSKKKIPLIVEPTVKPTKQQRKYSAEQELDALENDAQLNVLLERIESGESLGGGLQAYVDQKLDRIEVLMNQLGLLEPEDEIEVPVEPTKSKKPRTEDELLASFEELDLGDFKD, encoded by the coding sequence ATGAGTCGACATAAGAAATCGAGAAAGCCAGGTTCAGCCGGTGAAGTAGAACAAGCGGTAACTCGCAACCGATCAGCATCAGATGTTGAAGGACGTTTACGCAAGAAGCTGAAAAAGCGCAAAGGCCAAAAAGCCGGTAACCGCCACTCGGTAGAAAATGAATCAAAAGACAGCTTGGGCCGCGCTAAACGCGATCCGCGCCTTGGTTCTAAGAAAAAGATCCCACTAATTGTAGAGCCTACAGTTAAACCAACTAAGCAACAGCGTAAATACTCAGCTGAGCAAGAGTTGGATGCGCTAGAAAATGATGCACAATTGAATGTATTACTTGAGCGTATCGAGAGCGGTGAATCTCTAGGTGGTGGTTTACAAGCTTATGTTGATCAGAAGCTGGATCGTATCGAAGTGCTAATGAACCAATTGGGCTTATTAGAACCAGAAGACGAAATCGAAGTACCAGTTGAACCGACTAAGAGCAAGAAACCGCGCACAGAAGATGAGCTACTGGCATCATTTGAAGAGCTAGATTTAGGCGATTTCAAGGACTAA
- a CDS encoding DUF2489 domain-containing protein: MDMAVLASIGAIIILGLAAYAAYLLIKLNKQKQLIQQHQALAIAKRNAKIFESVDTLCLAGIQGQCDLSELSIRLCNILDYVQGEQRIDVATRYPALSELFQVVKDMARGDDRQQLAKQERMQQNLARHKAETRLNDAIIAELKDLQGRVAPLNQQISVQMK, translated from the coding sequence ATGGATATGGCTGTGTTGGCTTCTATCGGAGCTATCATCATCCTTGGATTAGCTGCTTACGCTGCTTATTTACTGATAAAACTAAATAAGCAGAAGCAACTGATTCAGCAGCACCAAGCTTTGGCTATTGCCAAGCGTAATGCGAAGATTTTTGAGAGTGTTGATACCTTGTGCCTCGCAGGCATACAGGGTCAATGCGATCTCTCTGAGCTGAGTATTCGTTTGTGCAACATTTTGGACTATGTTCAGGGTGAGCAGCGCATCGATGTGGCAACGCGTTATCCCGCGCTGAGTGAGCTGTTTCAGGTAGTGAAAGATATGGCTCGCGGTGATGATCGCCAACAACTGGCTAAGCAAGAGCGCATGCAACAAAACTTAGCTCGTCATAAAGCGGAAACTCGTTTGAACGATGCCATTATTGCAGAGTTGAAAGATTTGCAAGGCCGAGTGGCTCCACTCAATCAACAGATTTCAGTTCAAATGAAATAG
- the hemN gene encoding oxygen-independent coproporphyrinogen III oxidase yields the protein MSSRQIIWDQSVLDKYNYSGPRYTSYPTAVEFHEAFTVAELDIAYMQYPERPLSLYIHIPFCHKLCYYCGCNKVITRHQEKADDYLDVLEFEIRQRAALLSQRKVNQLHFGGGTPTFLTKPQITRLMAVIYEEFNFNADAEISIEVDPREIELDMLDHLRDSGFNRLSIGVQDFNKEVQKVVNREQDEEFIFAMVARAKELGFRSTNLDLIYGLPLQTATSFAETMRQVLTMRPGRLSVFNYAHMPQLFAAQRKIKEEDLPVASERMSILQQTIETLTSEGYQFIGMDHFALPEDELAIAQRNGELHRNFQGYTTQGDCDLIGFGVSAISMVGDTYAQNQKELKLYYAQMEEKRHALWKGVSLDSDDLIRREVIKQLICNFTLNKSEIEQQFGLTFDKYFDEDLGLLQTFVTDGLVEVSDSEIHVNLRGRLLIRNICMCFDKYFRAKARQQQFSRVI from the coding sequence ATGTCTAGCCGACAAATTATCTGGGATCAGAGTGTATTGGATAAATACAATTACTCTGGACCTCGTTACACCTCTTACCCAACGGCCGTGGAATTTCACGAAGCATTTACTGTTGCTGAGCTAGACATTGCTTATATGCAATATCCAGAACGACCTTTATCTCTGTATATTCATATCCCATTTTGTCACAAGCTTTGCTACTACTGTGGCTGTAATAAAGTGATTACTCGCCATCAAGAAAAAGCCGATGATTATTTGGATGTACTTGAGTTTGAAATTCGCCAACGTGCCGCTTTGCTGTCGCAACGTAAAGTAAACCAATTGCACTTTGGCGGAGGCACTCCAACCTTCTTAACTAAGCCGCAAATTACTCGTCTAATGGCGGTGATTTATGAAGAATTTAACTTTAATGCTGACGCCGAAATTAGTATTGAAGTTGACCCGCGTGAGATAGAGCTAGATATGCTGGATCATTTGCGTGACAGTGGCTTTAACCGTTTAAGTATTGGTGTGCAGGACTTCAATAAAGAAGTGCAAAAAGTGGTTAACCGTGAGCAAGATGAAGAGTTCATTTTTGCTATGGTGGCGCGAGCAAAAGAGCTAGGTTTCCGCTCAACTAACTTAGATCTTATCTATGGCTTGCCGCTACAGACCGCTACATCTTTTGCGGAAACAATGCGCCAAGTATTAACTATGCGTCCGGGTCGTTTGTCAGTCTTTAATTATGCGCACATGCCACAACTGTTTGCGGCGCAACGCAAAATCAAAGAAGAAGATCTTCCGGTGGCTTCTGAGCGTATGTCGATTTTGCAACAAACCATTGAGACACTGACTTCTGAAGGCTACCAATTCATTGGTATGGATCACTTTGCCCTTCCAGAAGACGAACTAGCGATTGCCCAGCGCAATGGTGAGCTACACCGAAACTTCCAAGGTTATACCACCCAAGGTGATTGTGACTTAATTGGTTTTGGGGTGTCGGCCATCTCTATGGTGGGCGATACTTATGCGCAGAACCAAAAAGAGTTGAAGCTGTATTACGCACAAATGGAAGAGAAGCGTCATGCCTTATGGAAAGGGGTTTCTTTAGACAGCGATGATCTGATCCGCCGTGAAGTTATCAAGCAATTGATCTGTAATTTCACTTTGAACAAGAGCGAGATTGAACAACAGTTTGGGCTTACTTTCGATAAGTATTTTGATGAAGACTTAGGCTTGCTACAAACCTTCGTGACTGACGGTTTGGTGGAAGTGTCTGACTCTGAAATTCATGTGAATTTACGCGGTCGTTTGCTGATTCGAAATATCTGTATGTGTTTTGATAAATACTTCAGAGCGAAGGCGCGTCAGCAACAGTTCTCACGCGTAATCTAA
- a CDS encoding GtrA family protein gives MLTKTTRLLSNLLYSDLRQKIRFALVGGVNTVAAYLAFMALYELSGRYLVCSVLSYLIGMLISYVLNRTFVFNSEKKGGQFIPFCVVNLASLSCSTGALFVLVHYVGLHVYVGQALAVCVSMAINYLGYKKIFTEGVSMPTLLQGLYDDDGHLDLLSVLQWLLIAIFACVTVFNLHLAMSSNIAHDALPYMDGYSGKFVTEGRWINFALYPVLKELPAVVAASLANLFIFIFAYKVVMGVKKERWLAIAIALLIVNVPSFTMLLKWPMTLVTGCFMLALFACYKDKFNRHALLVVAGILLFATYPAFYFLIPLLFVAELGKSSYADICKFLCFWVLGYVLGYAVANGLVYLYTSIFTDHATLIHFVSWRHETPSNSLSALLANIGKSAGNLNYEVQYLAKLSPLFYVPIALTFIWALVKHFKYTAIVLIVVVSLYASVVPLGVDVPLRSGVTLPIGMAMLLLLITNKHWRLLTLICLFIPFSYQMHSYNYHYAFNRSVITHILEEHDPHHYLRQSQAFDKVTVNVDEEKMTQYMLDKTGSRSFTNSSNLRYHYIRPYLYQYGWRGERIVVNNVSRSAVIGEARVEKKGRELFVSME, from the coding sequence ATGTTGACCAAAACCACTCGACTGCTGAGTAATCTGCTGTATTCAGATTTACGCCAAAAAATTCGTTTTGCTTTGGTTGGCGGAGTCAATACCGTCGCCGCTTATCTGGCCTTTATGGCTTTGTATGAGCTGTCTGGACGTTACTTAGTGTGTTCGGTTTTATCGTATCTTATTGGCATGCTGATCAGCTATGTCTTAAATCGCACCTTTGTATTCAACAGTGAGAAAAAAGGCGGTCAATTCATCCCTTTTTGTGTGGTGAATTTAGCCTCCTTATCCTGCTCAACCGGCGCTTTATTTGTATTGGTGCATTATGTTGGATTGCACGTTTACGTCGGACAGGCGCTCGCCGTGTGCGTTTCAATGGCAATTAACTACCTTGGCTACAAGAAAATATTTACTGAAGGGGTCTCAATGCCAACTTTGCTACAAGGCTTATATGATGACGATGGTCATTTAGACCTGTTATCTGTACTGCAGTGGCTACTGATTGCTATTTTTGCCTGTGTGACTGTATTCAATTTGCACTTAGCTATGTCGTCCAATATCGCACATGATGCCTTACCGTATATGGACGGTTACAGCGGAAAATTTGTCACCGAAGGACGCTGGATTAACTTTGCTTTATATCCTGTGCTAAAGGAACTGCCTGCTGTAGTGGCGGCTTCTTTAGCTAATCTATTTATCTTTATCTTTGCTTATAAAGTTGTGATGGGTGTTAAAAAAGAGCGCTGGTTAGCCATTGCGATTGCCTTACTCATCGTCAATGTCCCATCCTTTACTATGCTACTCAAATGGCCAATGACGCTTGTTACTGGCTGTTTTATGTTGGCATTGTTTGCATGCTACAAAGATAAGTTTAATCGTCATGCCCTGCTTGTTGTGGCAGGCATTTTACTCTTTGCCACCTACCCGGCCTTTTACTTTTTAATTCCGCTGTTGTTTGTAGCCGAGTTAGGTAAGTCTAGCTATGCCGATATCTGCAAATTTCTGTGCTTTTGGGTTTTAGGTTATGTATTGGGGTACGCAGTTGCCAATGGTTTGGTGTATCTATACACCTCAATATTTACCGACCACGCCACTCTGATTCATTTTGTCAGTTGGCGACATGAAACGCCGTCCAATAGCTTATCTGCGTTGCTGGCAAATATTGGCAAAAGTGCTGGCAACCTTAACTATGAAGTGCAGTACTTAGCCAAGTTAAGCCCGTTATTTTATGTTCCCATTGCACTGACCTTTATCTGGGCGCTGGTAAAGCACTTCAAATACACAGCGATAGTGTTGATTGTGGTGGTGTCATTGTATGCCAGCGTTGTGCCACTAGGGGTTGATGTGCCATTGCGCTCAGGAGTCACATTGCCGATTGGGATGGCAATGCTGCTGTTATTGATTACCAATAAACACTGGCGACTGCTGACTTTAATCTGTTTGTTTATACCGTTTTCATACCAAATGCATAGCTACAATTACCACTATGCGTTTAACCGCAGTGTGATTACCCATATTTTAGAAGAGCACGATCCACACCATTATCTTCGTCAGTCACAAGCGTTTGATAAGGTCACAGTCAACGTGGATGAAGAGAAAATGACCCAATATATGCTCGATAAAACTGGCTCAAGATCGTTTACTAATTCATCCAATTTACGCTACCACTATATTCGGCCTTATCTGTATCAATATGGATGGCGCGGAGAAAGGATTGTAGTAAATAACGTCTCTAGAAGTGCGGTGATCGGTGAAGCTAGAGTGGAGAAGAAAGGTCGAGAGCTATTTGTCTCAATGGAATAA
- a CDS encoding glycosyltransferase family 2 protein codes for MNKTVSIVIPCYNESEVIDTTVQELLSVTSNIANYQFELIFVNDGSADDTEAKLLEHNKAHDNIRVISFSRNFGHQQAVSAGLDVSTGDAVVLIDADLQDPPKLIEDMIAKWEEGFDVVYGTRASRDGESKFKLITAKWFYRLLNYLSEVKIPLDTGDFRLMDRQVVDHLIAMPEKSRFIRGMVSWIGFNQTSISYERNARFAGESKYPLTKMLKFGIDGILSFSVKPLKLSIMMGFMCSGVAMLMMLYSVYIRLMTDHWESGWASLLVAILFIGGVQLISIGILGEYIARIYNESKDRPLYIIKKNREHDVDQNHSTAE; via the coding sequence ATGAATAAAACGGTTTCGATAGTTATACCTTGTTATAACGAGAGTGAAGTCATTGATACGACAGTGCAAGAATTGCTTTCTGTCACCAGCAATATTGCCAATTATCAATTTGAGCTGATCTTTGTGAATGATGGCAGTGCTGACGATACGGAAGCAAAATTGCTGGAACACAATAAGGCTCATGACAATATCCGTGTAATTTCTTTTTCGCGTAACTTTGGTCATCAGCAAGCGGTCAGTGCCGGTTTAGATGTCAGCACAGGTGATGCTGTCGTCTTGATTGATGCTGATTTACAAGATCCACCTAAACTCATTGAAGACATGATTGCCAAATGGGAAGAAGGTTTTGATGTGGTGTATGGCACCCGCGCAAGCCGCGATGGTGAATCTAAATTTAAGCTCATCACCGCAAAATGGTTTTACCGTTTATTAAATTACTTATCAGAAGTAAAAATCCCTCTCGATACTGGCGACTTTCGCTTGATGGATCGCCAAGTGGTTGATCACTTAATTGCAATGCCGGAAAAATCACGCTTTATTCGCGGCATGGTCAGTTGGATTGGCTTTAATCAAACCTCAATTAGCTATGAGCGTAATGCTCGTTTTGCTGGTGAATCCAAGTACCCACTTACTAAGATGTTGAAGTTTGGCATTGATGGCATTTTATCCTTCTCCGTCAAACCACTAAAGCTCTCCATTATGATGGGCTTTATGTGCTCGGGTGTGGCTATGTTGATGATGCTTTACTCTGTTTACATTCGCTTAATGACCGACCATTGGGAATCTGGCTGGGCATCGTTACTGGTTGCGATCTTGTTTATCGGCGGAGTGCAATTGATCTCTATTGGCATTTTGGGTGAATACATCGCACGTATTTACAACGAATCGAAAGATCGCCCACTGTATATCATCAAGAAAAACCGAGAACACGATGTTGACCAAAACCACTCGACTGCTGAGTAA
- the glnG gene encoding nitrogen regulation protein NR(I), with translation MSKGYVWVVDDDSSIRWVLEKTLSNANIKCETFADAESVLLALEREVPDVIISDIRMPGMDGLELLKQIHKADPMLPVIIMTAHSDLDAAVNAYQEGAFEYLPKPFDIDEALALATRAITHSHDQKQTNNAANTLHTDTPEIIGEAPAMQEVFRAIGRLSRSSISVLINGESGTGKELVAHALHKHSPRSKNPFIALNMAAIPKDLIESELFGHEKGAFTGANSVRQGRFEQANGGTLFLDEIGDMPLEIQTRLLRVLADGQFYRVGGHSAIKVDVRIIAATHQNLESLVKDGDFREDLFHRLNVIRVHIPALRERKQDIAKLAQHFLNLAAEELAVEVKTLSKEATEILTRLSWPGNVRQLENTSRWLTVMASGSEILPADLPQELVEERSLASTNEGSDWQELLEMWARSALASGETEILAHALPEFERILLKVALNHTNGHKQDAAKVLGWGRNTLTRKLKELSMT, from the coding sequence ATGAGTAAAGGCTATGTATGGGTCGTCGATGACGACAGTTCTATACGCTGGGTTCTAGAAAAAACCTTATCTAACGCTAATATCAAATGTGAAACCTTCGCTGACGCGGAGAGTGTGCTTTTAGCACTAGAGCGTGAAGTGCCTGATGTCATCATTTCCGATATCCGCATGCCCGGCATGGATGGCTTAGAACTGCTTAAACAAATCCACAAAGCCGACCCTATGCTACCTGTCATCATAATGACGGCGCACTCTGACCTTGATGCGGCAGTAAATGCTTATCAAGAAGGGGCTTTTGAATACCTACCTAAGCCTTTTGATATTGACGAAGCGCTGGCATTGGCAACTCGCGCCATTACTCACAGCCACGATCAAAAGCAAACTAACAATGCCGCTAACACCCTGCATACGGATACCCCTGAAATTATTGGTGAAGCACCTGCCATGCAGGAAGTGTTTCGCGCTATAGGACGTCTGTCTCGCTCATCAATCTCGGTGCTTATCAATGGCGAATCGGGGACAGGTAAAGAATTGGTTGCGCACGCTTTGCACAAGCACAGCCCTCGCAGTAAAAATCCATTTATTGCCCTAAACATGGCGGCCATTCCAAAAGACTTAATAGAATCAGAGCTTTTTGGACATGAAAAAGGCGCGTTTACCGGTGCGAATAGCGTACGCCAAGGACGCTTTGAACAAGCCAATGGCGGTACTCTGTTTCTTGATGAAATAGGCGATATGCCGCTAGAGATCCAAACTCGCTTACTGCGCGTACTGGCCGATGGACAGTTTTACCGCGTGGGCGGACATTCCGCGATAAAAGTGGATGTACGAATCATTGCAGCTACTCACCAAAACCTTGAGTCACTGGTAAAAGATGGTGATTTTCGCGAAGACCTTTTCCACCGCTTAAACGTGATTCGAGTGCACATTCCAGCCCTTAGAGAGCGCAAGCAAGATATCGCTAAATTGGCTCAACACTTTTTAAACTTAGCCGCCGAAGAATTAGCGGTGGAAGTGAAAACCCTCTCCAAAGAAGCGACCGAAATATTAACTCGACTTAGCTGGCCGGGAAATGTACGTCAGTTAGAAAATACCAGTCGTTGGCTAACCGTCATGGCAAGTGGTAGCGAAATATTGCCAGCCGATTTACCACAAGAATTAGTCGAAGAGCGCAGCCTCGCCTCCACTAATGAAGGCTCTGATTGGCAAGAACTATTAGAGATGTGGGCGCGTTCGGCGCTTGCTTCGGGGGAAACCGAAATCCTCGCACACGCACTGCCAGAGTTTGAGCGTATCTTATTAAAAGTGGCTCTTAACCACACCAATGGGCACAAACAAGATGCGGCTAAAGTTTTGGGTTGGGGAAGAAACACCCTCACTCGCAAGCTAAAAGAGTTGAGCATGACTTAA
- the glnL gene encoding nitrogen regulation protein NR(II), which yields MSKPLAETVLEQLVTATLLLDESLTVCYLNPSAEQLFGQSKNRCIHQHLPEMVEHSSIDFSVFEQPLISGQGITDSGVTFVIDGKPLLLELTISPISWDKKVMLLVELRQVEQQRRLNQELNQHAQQQAAKLLVRSLAHEIKNPLGGLRGAAQLLEKMLPSESLREYTQIIIEQADRLRNLVDRLLGPQKLGTKEPENVHVILEKVRQLVSLDLGENVRIERDYDPSLPDIAIDSEQIEQALLNIVSNAAQILQGNEDARITLTTRTEHQVNIHGKRIKLAARIEVTDNGPGIPPELIDTLFYPMVSGREGGTGLGLSISQNLIDQHQGKIDVDSWPGKTTFTIYLPILDY from the coding sequence GTGAGTAAACCATTAGCTGAAACTGTCTTAGAGCAACTTGTTACAGCCACCTTGTTGCTCGATGAATCGTTGACCGTTTGCTACTTGAACCCATCAGCCGAACAGCTATTTGGGCAAAGCAAAAATCGGTGTATTCATCAGCATCTACCTGAGATGGTTGAACACTCCTCGATAGACTTTTCAGTCTTTGAACAGCCCCTTATTTCTGGGCAAGGAATAACGGACAGCGGCGTAACCTTTGTTATCGATGGCAAACCACTGCTGCTTGAACTCACTATTAGCCCTATTTCTTGGGACAAGAAAGTCATGCTGTTGGTAGAGCTTCGTCAAGTGGAGCAACAAAGAAGGCTCAATCAAGAACTCAATCAACACGCTCAGCAACAAGCGGCCAAATTACTGGTACGCAGTCTTGCACATGAAATTAAAAATCCGTTGGGCGGATTACGTGGTGCGGCACAATTGCTTGAAAAAATGTTGCCTTCAGAATCACTGCGTGAATACACACAAATCATCATTGAGCAGGCCGATAGGCTAAGAAACTTAGTGGACCGACTGCTTGGCCCGCAAAAACTGGGCACTAAAGAACCCGAAAATGTTCACGTTATCTTAGAAAAAGTGCGTCAATTGGTCAGTTTAGATTTGGGAGAGAATGTTCGCATCGAGCGAGATTACGACCCTAGCCTTCCTGATATCGCCATAGATAGTGAACAAATAGAACAAGCACTGTTAAATATCGTCAGCAATGCCGCGCAGATTTTACAAGGTAATGAGGATGCCCGAATTACCTTAACCACTCGCACCGAGCATCAAGTAAACATTCACGGTAAACGCATCAAACTGGCAGCCAGAATTGAAGTGACTGATAACGGACCGGGCATTCCACCCGAGCTGATAGATACCTTGTTCTACCCCATGGTCAGTGGACGAGAAGGAGGAACAGGACTTGGATTGTCTATTTCTCAAAATCTCATAGACCAGCACCAAGGCAAAATTGATGTGGACAGTTGGCCCGGAAAAACCACCTTCACCATTTATCTACCCATTTTAGATTATTAG